One segment of Peromyscus leucopus breed LL Stock chromosome 5, UCI_PerLeu_2.1, whole genome shotgun sequence DNA contains the following:
- the LOC114702134 gene encoding prolactin-8A9-like isoform X1, with the protein MELRLSQLHSSGTLVLLVVLNLLLWEKAASIPECHTEVWSCWEPLVETFNSAINLAQIIRNLVDQIQQEFFHNEFSSRPFATILAQLMKSNQTAYRAKTHCHANIMNPQVHGTEQINTKKYLKMMINYVGAWSSPLFHLVLELSVMPAVPETILSKANEIEKNNKELLDDLRWILTEAYPTAKIKENFPTWEHLPFIKSNNNDDKFLAMFNLCFCLRNNIFHTVNHLKTLKCRITGKDC; encoded by the exons ATGGAGCTGCGTTTGAGCCAACTTCACAGCT caGGGACACTCGTGCTGTTGGTGGTTTTGAACCTGCTCCTGTGGGAGAAAGCTGCATCAATTCCCGAGTGTCACACCGAAGTTTGGAGCTGCTGGGAGCCCCTTGTGGAAACCTTTAACAGTGCCATCAACCTAGCTCAAATTATCCGTAATCTTGTTGATCAAATCCAGCAAGAGTTT TTCCACAATGAATTCTCTTCCAGACCATTTGCGACTATA cTTGCACAATTGATGAAGAGTAATCAGACTGCTTACAGGGCAAAAACACACTGCCACGCTAATATCATGAACCCTCAAGTTCATGGAACtgaacaaataaat accaaaaaatatttaaaaatgatgatCAATTATGTGGGTGCCTGGAGCAGCCCTCTATTCCATCTAGTGCTTGAATTGAGTGTCATGCCAGCTGTCCCTGAAACTATCCTTTCAAAAGCCAATGAGAttgaaaagaacaacaaagaacTCCTGGATGACCTTAGGTGGATACTCACCGAG gCCTATCCTACagcaaagataaaggaaaatttcCCCACCTGGGAACATCTTCCATTCATAAAATCAAATAACAATGATGATAAATTTCTGGCGATGTTTAACCTTTGCTTCTGCCTACGCAATAATATATTCCACACTGTAAATCATCTCAAAACATTGAAGTGTCGAATAACTGGGAAAGATTGCTAA
- the LOC114702134 gene encoding prolactin-8A9-like isoform X2, producing MELRLSQLHSWTLVLLVVLNLLLWEKAASIPECHTEVWSCWEPLVETFNSAINLAQIIRNLVDQIQQEFFHNEFSSRPFATILAQLMKSNQTAYRAKTHCHANIMNPQVHGTEQINTKKYLKMMINYVGAWSSPLFHLVLELSVMPAVPETILSKANEIEKNNKELLDDLRWILTEAYPTAKIKENFPTWEHLPFIKSNNNDDKFLAMFNLCFCLRNNIFHTVNHLKTLKCRITGKDC from the exons ATGGAGCTGCGTTTGAGCCAACTTCACAGCT GGACACTCGTGCTGTTGGTGGTTTTGAACCTGCTCCTGTGGGAGAAAGCTGCATCAATTCCCGAGTGTCACACCGAAGTTTGGAGCTGCTGGGAGCCCCTTGTGGAAACCTTTAACAGTGCCATCAACCTAGCTCAAATTATCCGTAATCTTGTTGATCAAATCCAGCAAGAGTTT TTCCACAATGAATTCTCTTCCAGACCATTTGCGACTATA cTTGCACAATTGATGAAGAGTAATCAGACTGCTTACAGGGCAAAAACACACTGCCACGCTAATATCATGAACCCTCAAGTTCATGGAACtgaacaaataaat accaaaaaatatttaaaaatgatgatCAATTATGTGGGTGCCTGGAGCAGCCCTCTATTCCATCTAGTGCTTGAATTGAGTGTCATGCCAGCTGTCCCTGAAACTATCCTTTCAAAAGCCAATGAGAttgaaaagaacaacaaagaacTCCTGGATGACCTTAGGTGGATACTCACCGAG gCCTATCCTACagcaaagataaaggaaaatttcCCCACCTGGGAACATCTTCCATTCATAAAATCAAATAACAATGATGATAAATTTCTGGCGATGTTTAACCTTTGCTTCTGCCTACGCAATAATATATTCCACACTGTAAATCATCTCAAAACATTGAAGTGTCGAATAACTGGGAAAGATTGCTAA
- the LOC114701820 gene encoding prolactin-8A9-like isoform X2 produces the protein MELRLSQLQSWTLMLLVLLNLLLWEKAASIPECHTEVGGCWEPLVETFNSAINRAQIIRNLVDQIHHEFFHNEFSSGSFGTMLAQLMRRNPTVYRARTHCHANITNPPVHGTEHINIRTKKYLKMLINYVGAWSSPLFHLTIELSAMPDVPETILSKANEIEKNNKELLDDLRWILTQTYPTAKIKEKFPTWEHLPFIKSNNNDDKFLAMFNLCFCLRNNIFHTVNHLKTLKCRITGKDC, from the exons ATGGAGCTGCGTTTGAGCCAACTTCAGAGCT GGACACTCATGCTGCTGGTGTTGTTGAACCTGCTCCTGTGGGAGAAAGCTGCATCAATTCCCGAGTGTCACACCGAAGTTGGGGGCTGCTGGGAGCCCCTTGTGGAAACCTTTAACAGTGCCATCAACCGAGCTCAAATCATCCGTAATCTTGTTGATCAAATCCATCACGAGTTT TTCCACAATGAATTCTCTTCCGGATCATTTGGAACTATG ctTGCACAATTGATGAGGAGGAATCCTACCGTTTACAGGGCAAGAACACACTGCCACGCTAATATCACGAACCCTCCAGTTCATGGAACTGAACACATAAATATAAGA accaaaaaatatttaaaaatgttgatCAATTATGTGGGTGCCTGGAGCAGCCCTCTATTCCATCTAACGATTGAATTGAGTGCCATGCCAGATGTCCCTGAAACTATCCTTTCAAAAGCCAATGAGAttgaaaagaacaacaaagaacTCCTGGATGACCTTAGGTGGATACTCACCCAG aCCTATCCTACagcaaagataaaggaaaaattcCCCACCTGGGAACATCTTCCATTCATAAAATCAAATAACAACGATGATAAATTTCTGGCGATGTTTAACCTTTGCTTCTGCCTACGCAATAATATATTCCACACTGTAAATCATCTCAAAACATTGAAGTGTCGAATAACTGGGAAAGATTGCTAA
- the LOC114701820 gene encoding prolactin-8A9-like isoform X1: MELRLSQLQSSGTLMLLVLLNLLLWEKAASIPECHTEVGGCWEPLVETFNSAINRAQIIRNLVDQIHHEFFHNEFSSGSFGTMLAQLMRRNPTVYRARTHCHANITNPPVHGTEHINIRTKKYLKMLINYVGAWSSPLFHLTIELSAMPDVPETILSKANEIEKNNKELLDDLRWILTQTYPTAKIKEKFPTWEHLPFIKSNNNDDKFLAMFNLCFCLRNNIFHTVNHLKTLKCRITGKDC, translated from the exons ATGGAGCTGCGTTTGAGCCAACTTCAGAGCT CAGGGACACTCATGCTGCTGGTGTTGTTGAACCTGCTCCTGTGGGAGAAAGCTGCATCAATTCCCGAGTGTCACACCGAAGTTGGGGGCTGCTGGGAGCCCCTTGTGGAAACCTTTAACAGTGCCATCAACCGAGCTCAAATCATCCGTAATCTTGTTGATCAAATCCATCACGAGTTT TTCCACAATGAATTCTCTTCCGGATCATTTGGAACTATG ctTGCACAATTGATGAGGAGGAATCCTACCGTTTACAGGGCAAGAACACACTGCCACGCTAATATCACGAACCCTCCAGTTCATGGAACTGAACACATAAATATAAGA accaaaaaatatttaaaaatgttgatCAATTATGTGGGTGCCTGGAGCAGCCCTCTATTCCATCTAACGATTGAATTGAGTGCCATGCCAGATGTCCCTGAAACTATCCTTTCAAAAGCCAATGAGAttgaaaagaacaacaaagaacTCCTGGATGACCTTAGGTGGATACTCACCCAG aCCTATCCTACagcaaagataaaggaaaaattcCCCACCTGGGAACATCTTCCATTCATAAAATCAAATAACAACGATGATAAATTTCTGGCGATGTTTAACCTTTGCTTCTGCCTACGCAATAATATATTCCACACTGTAAATCATCTCAAAACATTGAAGTGTCGAATAACTGGGAAAGATTGCTAA